The sequence GCGCTAGGCGTCAATAACCGATCGCGCAACCGTCTTTCCGGGGCTCCGACGCGCCGTGCAGCATGCCGGATTCCGGGTCGATGCGAATCGCCTGGTAGCCGCCGTACCCGTGGGAGGAACGCGATATCCGGTGGCCCATTTCCTCCAGCTGCCGGAAAGCCCCTTCTTCGATGCCTTCTTCCACGTTGACCCGGCCTCCTCCGGCCTCCATGGGGGCGCCCGTGGGTTCGGCCGAACCGAAGTGCTGGAACCGCGGCGCGTCGCCCGCCTCCTGCACGTCCATGCCGAAATCGATCATGCTGCAGAGGACCTGGACGTGTCCCTGCGGCTGCATGGCGCCGCCCATCAGGCCGAATGTGATCCAGGGCTGCCCGTCCCGGGTCACCATGGCGGGGATGATGGTGTGGAAGGGCCGCTTGTGGGGCGCCAGGGCGTTGCGGTGCATGGGATCCAGCGAGAAGAGCTGCCCCCGGTTCTGGATGGGAAATCCCGTGCCCTCCGGCACGATGCCCGATCCGAAACCCCGGAAGATGCTCTGGATAAACGAAACGACGTTGCGTTCCTGGTCGACGACGGTCATGTAGGCCGTGTCGCCGTGCCGCAGGATGGGTTCGCCTTCCGGGACGTCGACCGCTGCCCTGCGAGGATCGATCCGTGCGCGCTGCCGGTCGGCGTAGTCCTTTGACAGCAGCGCCTCAACGGGCACGTCGGCGAAGGCGGGATCGGCGTAGAACACAGCGCGGTCGGCGTAGGCGAGTTTCTTGGCCTCGATCTGCAGGTGCAGCGTTTCGGCCGACAGGCAGCCGGTTTCTGCGAGGTCGTAGCCTTCCAGGATGTTCAGCATCTGCAGGGCAGCGATGCCTTGCCCGCTCGGGGGCAGTTCCCAGACCGTATAGCCCCGGTAGTCGACGCTGACTGGATCGTCCCAGGTCGACGCGTGGTCCCGGAAATCCTCGGGGCTGAACAGCCCGCCGACGTCCCGGGAACAGGCCACGACGGCCTCGGCGATTTCGCCTTCGTAGAACGCGTCGCGACCGCCCTCGGCCAGGATGCGGTAGGAACGGGCCAGGTCCGGGTTCCGGAACACCGCGCCGGGTTCGGGCGCTTTCCCTCCGGGCAGGTAGACGCGTACGGACTCGGGCCACGGCGTCAGCAACGGCGTGGATCCCGCCCAGTCCCGCGCAATGATGTCCGATACGGGAAACCCGTTCTCCGCGTAGTAGATAGCAGGTTCCAGCAACTGCCCCAGGGACATCGTTCCGAAGCGGTCGAGGAGGCGGGACCAGCCGTCGACACAACCCGGGACGGACCAGTTCAGCGGACCTGTACCGGGGATGTATTCATGCCCCAGCCCGGCGTAGTAGTCGATCGTGGCCGCGTAGGGTGCCCGGCCGCTCGCGTTGAGTCCGGTCAGTCCGCCGCTTTCGGCCTCCCGGACGATGGCGAACAGGTCGCCGCCGATGCCGCAGGACATGGGTTCCACCACGCCGAGTACGGCGTTGACGGCGATGGCGGCGTCAATGGCGTTGCCGCCGGATTTGAGGATCTCGATGCCGGCCTGGGCGGCCAGCGGCTGGCTCGTGGCCACCATGCCCCGGGGCGCCATGACGACTGAGCGCCGCGAACCGCGGTAGGTGTGGGGATCGTATCGCATGGTCTGGGTATTTCTCCGTTCGGAGGGTGATCAGCGGAAGAAAGTCTCGGCATCGTGCCGGGGCGCGTAGCCGATCTCTTCCTTCGGCGTCTGTATGTCGAAAATGTTGTACGTATTGTCCGAAATGACGAAATAGTGCCGCGCGGTAGGTAACTCGCCGGCGAGATGGGCCGTGTACGCCGCGTGGACCATGGCCGCCGCGTCCTGCTGGTGGCACCAGACGGAGAAATACCCGCGCTCCTCCGTGATGGGCGTGTTTCGGGGGTTCACGCCGCCCCAGCGCGTGGCCACCGCACCGCAGCCCCGGCTTGCCGCCCGTTCCACCCAGGCCTCGACGTAGGCCTTTTCGTGGCCGTAGTCGTTGATCGGGCAGGCGGGCAGTCGTGCGGAGATCGGATCAGGCCATTCCTGGATCGAATCGAACCTCCGTTCCGCGATCAGCGCGTACGCGCCCGATTCGAAAAAGCGATAGGCGTCGTCCACTGCGTGCACGGAACTCGAACCCACGATCATCGGCCGGTGGTCCGGAC comes from Gemmatimonadota bacterium and encodes:
- the ggt gene encoding gamma-glutamyltransferase — protein: MRYDPHTYRGSRRSVVMAPRGMVATSQPLAAQAGIEILKSGGNAIDAAIAVNAVLGVVEPMSCGIGGDLFAIVREAESGGLTGLNASGRAPYAATIDYYAGLGHEYIPGTGPLNWSVPGCVDGWSRLLDRFGTMSLGQLLEPAIYYAENGFPVSDIIARDWAGSTPLLTPWPESVRVYLPGGKAPEPGAVFRNPDLARSYRILAEGGRDAFYEGEIAEAVVACSRDVGGLFSPEDFRDHASTWDDPVSVDYRGYTVWELPPSGQGIAALQMLNILEGYDLAETGCLSAETLHLQIEAKKLAYADRAVFYADPAFADVPVEALLSKDYADRQRARIDPRRAAVDVPEGEPILRHGDTAYMTVVDQERNVVSFIQSIFRGFGSGIVPEGTGFPIQNRGQLFSLDPMHRNALAPHKRPFHTIIPAMVTRDGQPWITFGLMGGAMQPQGHVQVLCSMIDFGMDVQEAGDAPRFQHFGSAEPTGAPMEAGGGRVNVEEGIEEGAFRQLEEMGHRISRSSHGYGGYQAIRIDPESGMLHGASEPRKDGCAIGY